The following are encoded together in the Oncorhynchus nerka isolate Pitt River linkage group LG25, Oner_Uvic_2.0, whole genome shotgun sequence genome:
- the edc4 gene encoding enhancer of mRNA-decapping protein 4 isoform X3: protein MDESTGPNSENMNTQECQIICLSGDDGSTCIPITSNNVEIVASRDSSIDSKARGSNKVKIQPVAKYDWEHKHYYGNLIAVSNSYLAYAIRGANNQAMIRVLSLGSAERTLLKGFTGAVTDLAFAHLDSTLLGCVDEAGNLVIWQLTCHSSKIQDQVVVHIRRPEDTPLNSNRRLIWCPFILEDNEENPEDASQTLALLHEDRAEVWDLEILRSNNSTWPVDATDLKDGVITIKGHTERISEGALSPDGTVLATASHDGYVKFWQIYIEGQDQPSPLPGFFHRCLHEWQPHNGNPLSCLLFCDNHKKQDPDVPFWRFLITGADQNQELKMWCTVSWTCLQTIRFSPDPFNSSVLPSLKASLDLSAECLILSDVQRKVLYVMELLQDQEKGHASFTAVSEFLLTHPVLSFGVQDVSRSRLRHTEVLPPDEESESMTAEGIQGPMESRAGIQIKLYCVHTKSLQDVQIWFQPNLGSGSSSFLPHSNDGFGFSDHLTDMSMEGLSSDKESGCGSQNDLRKIPALPAPADFMSPTGAAAMPKLMTPDAFMTPSASVPASPGSSASSLKIVTAMTSNSDSGARGGEELTQNPKMSVENSSSLTLSVSTSSPRASSLLISGLGDNMPVLPSPNPPLSLDPQAIEPMLIQHASPTLARSPDVISSASTAMSQDIPEIASETLQRSLGVVSGAESRDPLPALHTDSMASAASALHHLSPRNRNNSDHGHLTLELGAGAVEAEQRLSNTPSLLENALSQENAAASCSDNNTSHPWPAAPDITRETRNSLRDNGLGDCSREEMKDRHMSSPYHRRTYHLTQNDSQDASAEQSDHDDEVASLASSSGNCGARSSQRLPVKEWKSSPRGSPKLKRKSKKDDGDASHASQSRQPEHHNHQHQMNPEVQEELLMLLRNQQRELADLRQSQLELLQRVTGHMDAVQSSVIAHVEHVMVSQQEHEQRRMERILAEGQNRNQQLQEHLSQQLAQTLNNTLCNRLDKTLREEMKKTVPPTIIKSLEPVTAQMNNTIAAKLTAVEAALKENVSKVVKSKNTTDAIGRAAAEAMQGPIQAAYKDAFQSIVLPVFERGCQSMFQQINDSFKQGTHEYIQQLETHVKSRKQHEQEGQDPMIGQLQQMIDTFQNSTDQLATTVTASVRSEVQHQLNMTVGNLQESILTQVQRIVKGEVSMAMKEQQAAVTSSIMQAMRSAAGTPVPTPLLDYQAQQANILQLLQQGQLNQAFQQALSASDLNLVLYVCETIDSQQVFGQHPCPLIQPVLLSLIQQLSTNLATRSELKISYLEDAVMNLDHGDPVTRDHMSTVLSQVRQKLFQFLQQDPHSPLSKRARRLVMMLQGLVNH, encoded by the exons ATGGATGAATCCACAGGCCCTAATTCAGAGAACATGAATACCCAAGAGTGCCAGATAAT CTGCCTCTCTGGGGATGATGGCTCCACTTGCATTCCCATCACATCCAACAATGTTGAAATTGTGGCCAGTCGAGACTCAAGCATTGACAGCAAGGCCCGTGGCAGCAACAAG GTAAAAATCCAGCCTGTCGCCAAGTACGACTGGGAGCACAAGCATTACTACGGCAACCTGATTGCAGTTTCTAACTCATACCTGGCATATGCAATCCGAG GAGCAAACAACCAGGCCATGATCCGTGTGTTGAGCCTGGGCTCCGCCGAGCGCACCCTGCTGAAGGGCTTCACTGGTGCAGTCACAGACCTGGCCTTCGCCCATCTGGACTCCACCCTGCTGGGATGTGTTGATGAAGCCGGCAACCTGGTCATCTGGCAGCTCACCTGCCACAGCAGCAAGATCCA GGATCAAGTGGTTGTCCACATCCGGAGGCCTGAAGACACACCTCTAAACTCCAATAGGAGGTTGATCTGGTGTCCTTTCATCCTAGAGGACAATGAAGAGAATCCTGAGGATGCTAGCCAGACCCTGGCCCTGCTGCATGAAGACAGG GCTGAGGTGTGGGATCTGGAGATCCTCCGCAGCAACAATAGCACCTGGCCAGTAGATGCCACTGACCTGAAGGACGGCGTTATAACCATAAAAGGACATACCGAG CGTATAAGTGAAGGTGCCCTGTCTCCAGATGGTACAGTCTTGGCCACAGCCAGTCATGATGGTTATGTAAAGTTCTGGCAAATCTACATTGAAGGACAGGACCAGCCAAG TCCTCTCCCCGGCTTCTTTCACAGATGTCTGCATGAGTGGCAGCCCCACAATGGGAACCCCCTctcctgcctgctgttctgtgaCAACCACAAGAAACAGGACCCAGA TGTTCCATTCTGGCGCTTTCTGATTACTGGAGCTGATCAGAACCAGGAGCTGAAGATGTGGTGCACAGTGTCATGGACCTGCCTGCAGACCATCAG GTTCTCTCCAGACCCGTTCAACTCCTCAGTCCTGCCCAGTCTAAAGGCCAGCCTGGACCTCTCTGCAGAATGCCTCATCCTCAGCGACGTACAGAGAAAG GTGTTGTATGTGATGGAGTTGTTGCAGGACCAGGAGAAGGGCCATGCCAGCTTCACAGCCGTGTCTGAGTTCCTGCTCACACACCCTGTACTCAGCTTTGGTGTTCAGGACGTCAGCCGCAGCCGCCTGCGCCACACAGAGGTCCTCCCCCCAGATGAGGAGAGCGAGAGTATGACTGCAG AGGGCATCCAGGGCCCAATGGAATCCAGAGCTGGGATCCAAATAAAGCTATACTGTGTCCACACAAA GTCTCTTCAAGATGTGCAGATCTGGTTCCAGCCAAACCTTGGGTCTGGCTCTTCCTCATTTCTGCCTCACTCAAACGATGGCTTTG GTTTTTCGGATCACTTGACAGACATGAGCATGGAAGGTTTGAGCTCTGACAAGGAGTCTGGATGTGGCTCCCAAAATGATCTCCGGAAGATTCCCGCCCTTCCTGCTCCTGCTGACTTCATGTCCCCCACTGGCGCTGCCGCTATGCCCAAGCTCATGACCCCTGACGCCTTCATGACCCCCAGTGCTTCA GTCCCAGCCTCCCCAGGCAGCAGTGCCAGCAGCCTGAAAATTGTGACAGCCATGACCAGCAACTCTGACAGTGGCGCCAG gggaggagaggagctgacCCAGAACCCCAAGATGTCTGTGGAGAACAGTAGCAGTCTGACCCTCAGTGTGAGCACCAGCAGCCCCAGAGCCAGCTCCCTTCTCATCTCAGGCCTAGGGGACAACATGCCG GTGCTTCCCTCTCCAAACCCGCCCCTCTCGCTGGACCCACAGGCCATTGAGCCTATGCTGATTCAGCATGCCTCTCCCACCCTGGCTCGCTCTCCAGACGTCATCTCATCTGCCTCCACGGCCATGTCCCAGGACATCCCTGAGATCGCCTCTGAGACGCTGCAGCGAAGCCTGGGGGTTGTGTCTGGAGCTGAATCCCGAGACCCTCTCCCAGCcctccacacagacagcatggctTCAGCAGCCTCAGCCCTTCACCACCTCTCTCCACGGAACCGGAACAACTCTGACCACGGCCACCTGACCCTGGAGCTGGGTGCTGGAGCAGTGGAGGCGGAGCAGAGGCTCAGTAACACTCCTTCACTACTGGAGAATGCCCTGTCACAGGAGAATGCCGCTGCCTCCTGCTCTGACAACAACACAAGCCACCCCTGGCCTGCAGCTCCCGACATCACACGGGAAACGCGCAACAGCCTGCGGGACAACGGCCTAGGAGACTG CTCAAGGGAGGAAATGAAGGACAGACACATGTCCTCTCCATACCACAGACGCACCTACCACTTAACCCAGAATGACAGTCAGGACGCCAGTGCAGAACAAAG TGACCATGATGACGAGGTGGCCAGTCTAGCGTCGTCCTCCGGGAACTGTGGAGCCAGGTCGTCTCAAAGACTGCCAGTGAAGGAATGGAAGAGCTCTCCCAGAGGCTCCCCTAAACTCAAGAGGAAGAGTAAAAAAGATGACGG GGATGCATCTCATGCCTCTCAGTCCAGGCAGCCTGAGCATCATAACCATCAACATCAG ATGAACCCTGAGGTGCAGGAAGAGCTGCTGATGCTGCTGCGTAACCAGCAGAGGGAGCTAGCGGATCTCCGTCAGAGTCAGCTAGAGCTGCTGCAGAGAGTGACGGGCCACATGGACGCCGTGCAGAGCTCTGTCATAGCCCATGTGGAGCACGTCATGGTCAGCCAGCAGGAGCATGAAC agaggagaatggagagaatcCTAGCAGAGGGACAGAACCGTAACCAGCAACTCCAGGAACATCTCTCCCAGCAGCTGGCTCAAACTCTCAACAACACCCTGTGTAATCGTCTGGACAAGACTCTCCGAGAGGAGATGAAGAAAACTGTTCCTCCCA CTATTATCAAGAGTCTGGAGCCTGTTACTGCCCAGATGAATAACACCATCGCTGCTAAGCTGACGGCTGTGGAGGCAGCACTGAAGGAGAACGTTAGCAAAGTCGTCAAGTCAAAG AACACCACAGATGCAATAGGCCGGGCAGCTGCTGAGGCAATGCAGGGGCCTATCCAGGCTGCCTACAAGGATGCGTTCCAGAGCATTGTGCTGCCTGTGTTTGAGAGGGGCTGCCAGTCTATGTTCCAGCAGATCAATGACAGCTTCAAGCAGGGAACCCATGAGT ATATCCAGCAACTGGAGACTCATGTGAAGAGCAGGAAGCAGCATGAGCAGGAGGGCCAGGACCCTATGATTGGCCAGCTGCAGCAGATGATTGACACGTTCCAGAATTCTACGGATCAGCTGGCCACCACTGTCACAGCAAGTGTCCGCTCGGAGGTCCAGCACCAGCTCAACATGACGGTGGGAAA CCTGCAGGAATCGATCCTGACCCAGGTGCAGCGCATAGTGAAGGGTGAGGTGAGCATGGCCATGAAGGAGCAGCAGGCAGCTGTGACCTCCAGCATCATGCAGGCCATGCGCTCTGCTGCAGGCACGCCCGTCCCTACCCCACTCCTCGACTACCAGGCCCAGCAGGCCAACATATTGCAGCTGCTGCAGCAGGGACAGCTCAACCAGGCCTTCCAACAG GCCCTGTCAGCCTCTGACCTGAACCTGGTTCTGTATGTGTGCGAGACCATTGACTCCCAGCAGGTGTTTGGCCAGCATCCCTGCCCCCTGATCCAGCCAGTGCTGCTGTCCCTCATACAGCAGCTGTCCACTAACCTGGCCACACGCTCTGAGCTCAAGATCAG TTACTTGGAGGATGCTGTGATGAACCTGGACCATGGTGATCCGGTGACGAGAGACCACATGAGTACTGTGCTGTCCCAGGTCCGACAGAAACTGTTCCAGTTCCTGCAGCAGGACCCACACAGTCCTCTTAGCAAGAGAGCCCGGCGCCTGGTGATGATGCTTCAGGGCCTTGTCAATCACTAG